A region from the Populus trichocarpa isolate Nisqually-1 chromosome 18, P.trichocarpa_v4.1, whole genome shotgun sequence genome encodes:
- the LOC7493355 gene encoding transcription factor IBH1-like 1: protein MRDPSSLKQQFLKKWILGLQVCGSGKQNMSILERKKAIELSADIALASTRDGRTCWSRALIANASKHDDNKVLVQHLLAPESERLKNASIGLVMDNKRVRCKKILKRSCCIKRVRKSEPQVVLAKSIAKRMVNRRTQVLKSLVPGGEFMDDISLIEETLDYIESLRAQVDVMRTLAKATELVNGK from the coding sequence ATGCGCGATCCTAGTTCACTCAAGCAACAATTTCTCAAGAAATGGATATTGGGTCTCCAAGTATGTGGTTCTGGGAAGCAGAACATGAGCATCTTGGAGAGAAAGAAGGCAATAGAGCTATCAGCAGACATTGCCTTAGCTTCTACTAGAGATGGAAGGACTTGTTGGAGTCGTGCACTCATTGCCAATGCTTCAAAACATGATGATAATAAAGTCCTTGTTCAGCACCTATTAGCTCCTGAGAGTGAGAGGCTAAAGAACGCGTCAATTGGATTGGTCATGGACAACAAGAGGGTTAGATGCAAGAAAATCTTGAAGAGGAGTTGCTGCAttaaaagagtaagaaaaaGTGAACCGCAAGTTGTTCTTGCTAAATCTATTGCTAAAAGGATGGTAAATAGAAGAACACAAGTATTGAAGAGTCTTGTACCTGGAGGGGAATTTATGGATGATATCTCTCTGATTGAAGAAACCCTAGACTACATAGAATCACTTCGAGCTCAGGTTGATGTCATGAGAACTCTTGCCAAGGCTACTGAGCTAGTCAATGGTAAATAG